One sulfur-oxidizing endosymbiont of Gigantopelta aegis genomic region harbors:
- a CDS encoding ParA family protein, with the protein MKIWAVANQKGGVGKTTTAISLAGWLSVKGKRTLVVDLDPHGSMTSYFGLDPDSSDKSVYQVFQKAAAKQYMDINEVIQPTRFENLSILPASTAIATLDKQLGTKEGMGLVLAKQLLGLKGQFDYIFVDCPPMLGVLMINALAACNQLLIPVQTEHLALKGLDRMLSTIKMINRARKTPLDYAIIPTMFDRRTRAAIECLRIMQKNYDPKALKRTLIPVDTKFREASRDGVPLPIYSPLSRGSVAYKLLLDVLLAEFIHE; encoded by the coding sequence GTGAAAATTTGGGCCGTTGCAAATCAAAAAGGCGGTGTGGGAAAAACAACAACAGCAATCTCTCTGGCAGGCTGGTTGTCCGTAAAAGGTAAGCGAACGCTAGTCGTTGATCTGGATCCGCATGGCTCAATGACTAGTTATTTTGGCCTTGACCCAGATTCATCGGATAAAAGTGTTTATCAGGTGTTTCAAAAAGCGGCTGCTAAGCAGTATATGGATATTAATGAGGTGATTCAGCCTACGCGTTTTGAAAATCTGTCAATACTGCCTGCTTCCACTGCTATTGCGACATTGGATAAGCAATTGGGCACTAAAGAAGGCATGGGACTAGTCTTGGCCAAACAATTACTCGGCCTTAAAGGGCAGTTTGATTATATATTTGTTGATTGTCCTCCGATGCTAGGAGTGCTGATGATAAATGCCTTAGCAGCTTGCAATCAATTGTTAATTCCAGTGCAGACAGAACATTTAGCGCTAAAAGGGCTGGATAGAATGTTGAGCACCATCAAAATGATTAATCGTGCCAGAAAAACGCCTTTAGATTATGCCATTATTCCCACCATGTTTGATCGTCGTACGCGTGCGGCGATTGAATGCTTGAGAATTATGCAAAAAAATTATGATCCAAAAGCATTAAAGAGAACCTTGATACCGGTCGATACTAAGTTTAGGGAAGCTTCTAGAGATGGAGTGCCTTTACCGATATATAGCCCTCTTAGTCGAGGTTCTGTGGCCTATAAATTATTGTTAGATGTGTTATTAGCTGAGTTTATTCATGAGTAA
- a CDS encoding IS3 family transposase gives MKYAWITDQAKDYPVTILCRFMDVSRSCYYDWVSSPKTDREKENEALTEQLKNCLKTVARLMEPVVLKRKLAEKGVHISRRRIGRLMKKAGLFCKTKRRFKATTNSKHNKRISPNLLEREFTVSQPDRYYVGDITYIATKEGWLYLAVVIDLFSRQIVGWSMDERMKAKLVNDALLMAIWKRKPMDGLLWHTDRGSQYASDSHRKILSDHNIIQSMSRKGNCWDNVLVRLICLS, from the coding sequence GTGAAGTACGCATGGATAACTGATCAGGCTAAAGATTACCCGGTAACGATTCTGTGCCGTTTTATGGATGTTTCCCGTAGTTGCTATTATGATTGGGTTAGCTCTCCTAAAACGGATAGAGAGAAAGAAAATGAAGCGCTTACTGAGCAGCTAAAAAACTGTTTGAAGACAGTCGCAAGACTTATGGAACCCGTCGTCTTAAAAAGAAAACTGGCTGAAAAAGGCGTTCATATAAGCCGCCGGAGAATTGGTCGATTAATGAAAAAAGCCGGTTTGTTTTGTAAAACGAAGAGACGCTTTAAAGCGACGACTAATTCCAAGCATAATAAGCGTATATCTCCAAATTTACTGGAAAGAGAGTTTACTGTCTCTCAACCTGATCGCTACTATGTGGGTGATATTACCTATATTGCCACCAAGGAAGGCTGGTTATATTTAGCGGTTGTCATTGACTTATTCTCTAGGCAAATTGTTGGCTGGTCGATGGATGAGCGAATGAAAGCCAAGCTAGTCAATGATGCTTTACTGATGGCCATATGGAAGCGTAAACCAATGGATGGATTGCTTTGGCATACTGACCGAGGTAGCCAATATGCCTCTGATAGTCATAGAAAAATATTGTCGGATCATAACATAATTCAGTCTATGAGCCGCAAAGGAAATTGCTGGGACAATGTATTGGTACGCTTGATCTGCCTGAGTTGA
- the motD gene encoding flagellar motor protein MotD, which produces MSRRRKKVEEHVNLERWLVSYADFITLLFAFFVVMYAISSVNEGKYRVLSDTLNEVFNARPTTISPIQFDNALKEKPTLSEQPDVIDIPIPEHDDILTPAENPELETLSEEITKAVQPLIDDDLIQIKKTDDWLEINIKSSVLFGSGNATLSEDAEEILSIIASLIKTYPNDLQVEGYTDNIPIKTKAFPSNWELSSSRAASVVHLFEDEGVDPRRMLAIGFGQHRPKGDNTTAAGRNENRRVSLVLLGKGEQRKIMQKRNQALKQATQNVNDTIQINDPSEGFNPVFDIQ; this is translated from the coding sequence ATGTCAAGACGTAGAAAAAAAGTAGAAGAGCATGTTAATTTAGAACGCTGGTTAGTGTCTTATGCAGACTTTATTACCCTATTGTTTGCTTTTTTTGTTGTCATGTATGCCATATCCTCAGTCAATGAAGGCAAGTATCGCGTGTTATCGGATACCTTGAATGAGGTCTTCAATGCGCGTCCGACCACTATTTCTCCCATTCAATTTGATAACGCCTTAAAAGAAAAACCAACCTTATCTGAACAGCCGGATGTCATTGATATACCTATTCCAGAGCATGACGATATATTGACACCAGCAGAGAATCCAGAGCTGGAAACCTTGTCAGAAGAGATTACCAAGGCGGTACAACCACTAATTGATGATGATTTAATTCAGATTAAAAAAACCGATGATTGGCTGGAAATAAACATTAAATCCAGTGTTTTATTTGGAAGTGGTAATGCGACATTATCAGAGGATGCAGAAGAAATTTTATCAATCATTGCCTCGCTGATAAAAACCTATCCGAATGACCTACAAGTAGAAGGCTATACCGATAATATTCCTATAAAGACCAAGGCTTTTCCTTCAAATTGGGAATTATCTTCCTCTCGTGCTGCGAGTGTGGTGCATTTGTTTGAAGACGAGGGGGTTGATCCTAGGCGGATGCTGGCCATTGGCTTTGGCCAACATCGTCCTAAAGGAGACAATACCACAGCAGCAGGGCGTAATGAGAACCGCCGTGTTAGCTTGGTCTTATTGGGCAAGGGTGAGCAACGAAAAATAATGCAAAAACGTAATCAGGCGCTTAAACAAGCCACTCAAAATGTTAATGATACGATCCAAATTAACGATCCAAGTGAAGGTTTCAATCCCGTCTTTGATATTCAATAA
- a CDS encoding matrixin family metalloprotease, with translation MLGQCIGTLDLPELSVGMNIVYARDTALEDLLNGYTLDAVDFSSILPNWLSGNYVIGLDIENIVTGAGNTTVKFIGDASIQGTLTKGAGALTLDYSEFSGVASTDPDAGVDLKVLPEITLIPEFNVGPVTVNELAFPGIGFSLGAASGVEGNRLMGLTQWADFLENWDGNWGLGNDFLNLNIASLAAADIAVTGFSSVIGSTGNDNLKGNDDNNAFDLSAGGVDNVDGGDQKKDGFDSVKFADSEQVIVDLQGATAYTGDYTSLLAPAQLTRNSNDSSNQIQTLSTNANVGVFSLSYNGVKTTPLAFNSSAKQIEDALNALANLSGVSVSGQGSGNDPWEIILGSTGNFDALTYNTNNITLVTVDASNSIQFGLYQLDTSALTTRATINNIEAIQGGSQNDLFFGASGDNRYQFSKGWGQDIIIEQSSSGEDLLEFVDFSTAEKDALKDLKLGGIHVYWMDNGTSIDYVIALNTEGEVPDDKKATFNLGSNWAKSGIGTGIQLLKNTIGPLQAETAGIKTGLVALDSTLANAAFTEAKTLWTAAGLTGNLANFTLAFSDLPDNELANFDATNNIINLDITAAGHGWYTNASGTPDADKIDLLTVLVHEMGHAGGLEHSASDISVMNSTLATGERSIDISSLLANAVKSDADKLLDGLGALDQWSNNLGTNLDKELSKIGLPFIGDAFSTLGLDQLANNAVGDSVAVLKNSLNDYLSSTTTPDIDDLLNYFNNDTNLSNFKISRSDSSIQSYAVIIEVIGFDENIDINLDDWSLDSLPIDLPFSVQSGTPLNINGGVFFNFDFGLDENGNFYSADPGLELSLSIGDDLHVLTLNGSALEVSGDVRSVLAAGDAIQVVDDEGNLLYTTINGTPTYNAVTNITSLSIAALPVGLSDGETLALRKTLDMNVSMGIIGLEVDNGYFDFDAGLGLSYEGRLGMAALNGDDGSLAGTPKLDTVFEYDIQLPVKASGALSSVMDGLGLITASSANLAGDLSLTQLIGSIPKTIEMQGLGDLFQINGISLDMLLDALQAILTELENGGLDEDIPLLGVSANDVLGDGTTDFVSELNAAITTARNADTLDQVTDIINDQMEAFLGLDATADPFKLTYMDSTLMADFGLEWLLTEQYPLDFDLATLDPTGIMKDLGLVADGQADLALTGLAAVNFGIGLDVSDISAPLAYVTDDTGIDLRFAASAEDIAMKLGFNVDQLTGIDLDIGVQIEEGLASLDLFLEVGLDDVDDGRYAIADVADTFFVDAGGEALIDLPLYFPIRSMPLGGSTDDLDGDGTADNSLYLDMGVFYSNTDGFSYTSPNTSMPDLSFDFNLFNLLADQINDPNNVLIAMENLFDQIDKMADGIDSVELPLIGGAPFDSLASELRDLRTSILGDKSTGSYTSGMGKALLDGVVAGDTVLDLVREELYQGLKEINDPLFSFLVPNSDDYGALQYLGNGQLDTKPVSSADDIQLSLTDEGELTFNLIFGGVLVDEALAIDFSVGVPGFSLGAEDAELYTNISYLMGLGFGFDSQGVFLDTSGITESGEEISLDVFAGLVKGSTFIGQLGFLQMEIADLGNNGSFDGIDYGSGIKGHLGVDLSAGGDGRWTVGETLGIEALASLSAAAELYTEVDTSLGDVLPEISTTIIYNQVLANASLSSSGSSISFGLPEIELKDVTLDLGNVVNGILKPIVDTIGAIVDPLAPLIELLTMEIDLGVDKFQLIDLAYLRLPFKVVDIAKKVLNILGETIDFVKMVRSMSVDGGINFGDFVLSKNVLENEGKDGKVTKSETSGNTLTNTSKDKAALNDLTRGPDQKGLKDKKGEKSFRIPVLEDPASVMNLLLGKGEVDLFWYDLPDLELDFSYSKSVPIFTGMNAIFGGAIGAYTNFDFGFDTRGISQWAENDFSLDKSWQVFNGFYLDDHGLENTPDDKPEAVIYAEVTAGLSLGLAGLVEAGIQAGINATIEFDLNDKLTDINLAGELVGDGKLYGDEIIDRLSHEWYCLFDTRGQLSVFVEAFLWVGLDLGFSEITIFEARERFVDEVIAEFEFECVTQRVDDIAQQSGDSLTLKYIGGENASDAHNYKVESIDINADLTTASLLRLGYFDADTYTSSELSALNTQLQTYRNSYAGEKAIIVSIGTRVEIFRANDIKTIYTAGTAKDDSYIFNGLDGLVDILDVNTQSGVDYVRVNSGGVSSNAMTVKVNTGSGKDRLDSTHKCNTIWLYL, from the coding sequence TTGCTGGGACAATGTATTGGTACGCTTGATCTGCCTGAGTTGAGTGTGGGTATGAACATTGTTTATGCTCGTGATACTGCATTGGAAGACCTGTTAAATGGTTACACATTGGATGCGGTTGATTTTAGTAGCATTTTGCCGAATTGGTTAAGCGGGAATTATGTCATTGGTTTAGATATTGAAAATATTGTCACCGGTGCTGGAAATACGACGGTAAAATTTATAGGTGATGCATCCATTCAAGGTACGTTGACCAAAGGTGCAGGAGCACTAACGCTGGATTATAGTGAGTTTTCTGGAGTGGCTAGTACTGATCCGGATGCGGGTGTTGATTTAAAGGTGTTGCCTGAAATTACCCTGATTCCAGAGTTTAACGTGGGGCCTGTCACGGTCAATGAACTTGCTTTTCCTGGCATTGGTTTTTCATTGGGTGCAGCCTCCGGTGTTGAAGGTAATCGTTTAATGGGGCTCACGCAATGGGCTGATTTTCTGGAAAATTGGGATGGTAACTGGGGATTGGGCAATGATTTTCTTAATCTGAATATTGCCAGCTTAGCAGCAGCTGATATTGCTGTGACAGGCTTTAGTTCTGTTATAGGTTCAACAGGAAATGATAACCTGAAAGGTAATGATGACAATAATGCCTTTGATCTCTCTGCTGGTGGTGTCGATAACGTTGATGGCGGCGATCAGAAAAAAGATGGTTTTGATTCAGTAAAATTTGCTGATAGCGAACAAGTTATAGTGGATCTGCAAGGTGCAACCGCTTATACCGGTGATTATACAAGTTTATTAGCGCCCGCTCAATTGACACGTAATAGCAATGATAGCAGCAATCAAATACAAACCTTATCGACCAATGCAAATGTGGGTGTCTTTTCTCTGTCTTATAATGGTGTTAAAACTACACCATTAGCCTTTAACAGTAGCGCAAAACAAATAGAGGATGCCCTGAATGCTTTGGCTAATTTATCCGGTGTCAGTGTTTCTGGACAGGGAAGTGGCAATGATCCCTGGGAAATTATTCTTGGTAGCACAGGTAATTTTGATGCCTTAACATACAATACGAACAACATCACCTTAGTGACTGTAGATGCCAGCAATAGTATTCAGTTTGGTTTGTACCAATTGGACACCAGTGCTTTAACGACACGCGCCACCATCAATAATATTGAAGCCATACAAGGTGGCTCACAGAATGATCTCTTCTTTGGTGCAAGTGGTGATAACCGCTATCAATTTTCCAAGGGCTGGGGACAGGATATTATTATTGAGCAATCTTCATCTGGTGAAGATTTGTTAGAATTTGTTGATTTCTCAACAGCGGAAAAAGATGCTTTAAAAGACTTGAAACTGGGTGGTATTCATGTTTATTGGATGGATAACGGCACCAGTATTGATTATGTTATTGCCCTTAATACCGAAGGCGAAGTCCCCGATGATAAAAAAGCCACCTTTAATCTAGGCAGTAATTGGGCTAAGTCAGGAATAGGTACTGGTATTCAATTATTAAAAAATACCATAGGACCTTTGCAAGCAGAAACCGCTGGTATTAAAACTGGTCTTGTGGCATTGGACAGCACTTTGGCCAATGCTGCATTTACAGAAGCAAAAACACTTTGGACAGCTGCTGGACTGACGGGAAATCTAGCTAATTTTACTTTGGCTTTTAGTGATTTACCTGATAATGAACTGGCTAATTTTGATGCCACTAATAACATTATAAATCTTGATATTACTGCTGCTGGGCATGGTTGGTATACCAATGCCAGCGGTACACCCGATGCTGATAAAATTGATTTGTTGACTGTGTTGGTACATGAGATGGGTCATGCCGGTGGTTTAGAACATAGTGCCAGTGACATCAGTGTAATGAATAGCACTCTGGCAACGGGTGAGCGCTCTATTGATATCAGCAGTCTATTAGCCAATGCAGTAAAAAGTGATGCGGATAAATTACTGGATGGTTTAGGCGCTCTGGATCAATGGAGTAATAATTTAGGGACAAACCTAGATAAGGAATTAAGCAAAATTGGCTTGCCCTTTATTGGTGATGCCTTTTCGACTTTGGGCTTGGATCAACTGGCCAATAATGCCGTGGGGGATTCGGTTGCGGTGTTGAAAAATTCACTCAATGACTATCTCAGTAGTACAACGACCCCCGACATTGATGACCTACTGAATTATTTTAACAATGATACTAATTTAAGCAACTTTAAGATTAGCCGCAGTGATAGCTCAATTCAGTCCTATGCCGTCATAATTGAAGTGATCGGCTTTGATGAGAATATCGACATCAATCTGGATGACTGGTCACTTGATAGTTTGCCGATTGATTTACCTTTTTCTGTGCAATCCGGTACACCTTTAAATATTAATGGTGGAGTCTTTTTTAACTTTGATTTTGGTTTGGATGAAAATGGGAATTTTTATAGTGCCGATCCGGGTCTTGAGCTATCTTTGTCCATTGGTGATGACTTACATGTATTGACACTCAATGGCAGTGCTTTAGAAGTTTCCGGTGATGTTCGATCGGTATTGGCAGCGGGTGATGCCATTCAAGTGGTTGATGATGAAGGCAATCTATTATATACCACCATTAATGGTACTCCTACATACAATGCCGTCACCAATATCACGAGCCTAAGTATTGCGGCATTACCCGTAGGACTATCTGATGGTGAAACTCTGGCATTGCGTAAAACCCTTGATATGAATGTTAGTATGGGCATTATCGGTCTGGAAGTAGACAATGGTTATTTTGACTTCGATGCTGGTCTTGGTCTGTCTTATGAAGGTCGTCTGGGTATGGCGGCACTTAATGGCGATGATGGTTCTCTGGCAGGCACACCGAAATTGGATACAGTATTTGAATATGATATTCAATTACCGGTTAAAGCCAGTGGTGCACTCAGTAGTGTGATGGATGGTCTGGGCCTGATTACTGCATCATCGGCCAATCTGGCAGGTGATTTGTCACTAACGCAATTAATTGGTTCTATTCCTAAAACCATTGAAATGCAGGGGCTCGGTGACTTATTCCAAATTAATGGCATTTCTCTGGACATGCTATTAGATGCTCTACAGGCTATATTGACTGAATTAGAAAATGGTGGCCTGGATGAAGACATCCCATTACTGGGAGTGAGTGCGAATGATGTCCTGGGTGATGGCACAACAGATTTTGTTAGTGAATTAAATGCGGCAATTACGACGGCACGCAATGCCGATACGCTTGATCAAGTGACTGATATTATCAATGATCAAATGGAAGCTTTTCTTGGTTTGGATGCGACGGCAGATCCCTTTAAGTTGACCTATATGGACTCAACCTTAATGGCTGATTTTGGCCTGGAGTGGTTACTAACAGAACAATATCCTCTGGACTTTGATCTAGCGACATTAGACCCAACGGGTATTATGAAAGACTTGGGTCTGGTAGCGGATGGGCAGGCTGATTTGGCTTTGACTGGCTTGGCTGCAGTAAACTTTGGTATCGGTTTGGATGTTTCCGATATCAGCGCACCTTTGGCTTATGTCACCGATGATACAGGCATCGATTTACGCTTTGCTGCTTCAGCAGAAGATATTGCCATGAAGCTTGGTTTTAATGTTGATCAGCTCACAGGCATTGATTTAGATATTGGCGTACAGATCGAAGAGGGGCTCGCGTCACTGGATCTATTTTTAGAAGTTGGCCTGGATGATGTCGATGATGGACGTTATGCTATTGCTGATGTAGCAGATACCTTCTTTGTTGACGCTGGAGGTGAAGCATTAATTGATTTACCTCTGTATTTCCCGATTCGCAGTATGCCTCTGGGTGGCAGTACCGATGATTTAGATGGAGATGGTACTGCAGACAATAGCCTGTACTTAGATATGGGTGTTTTTTACAGTAATACTGATGGCTTTTCTTATACCAGTCCCAACACATCCATGCCTGATCTGTCATTTGATTTTAACTTATTTAATCTTTTAGCCGATCAAATCAATGATCCCAATAATGTTCTAATCGCCATGGAAAATCTCTTTGATCAAATTGATAAGATGGCCGATGGTATTGATAGCGTGGAATTACCGCTGATCGGTGGAGCGCCCTTTGATTCATTGGCTAGCGAATTACGTGATCTCAGAACCAGTATTTTAGGCGACAAGTCTACAGGGTCTTATACCTCTGGTATGGGCAAGGCCTTACTGGATGGAGTAGTAGCCGGTGATACTGTACTCGACTTAGTACGCGAAGAATTGTATCAGGGATTGAAAGAAATAAATGATCCGCTATTCAGTTTCTTGGTGCCTAATAGTGATGATTATGGTGCTTTGCAGTATTTAGGCAATGGTCAGTTGGACACCAAACCCGTGTCTAGTGCTGATGATATTCAATTGAGCCTAACCGATGAGGGAGAGCTGACCTTTAATCTGATCTTCGGTGGTGTGTTGGTTGATGAAGCATTAGCTATTGATTTCAGTGTTGGTGTGCCAGGATTTTCCTTAGGGGCAGAAGATGCCGAACTGTATACTAATATTTCCTATTTAATGGGCCTGGGTTTTGGCTTTGATTCTCAGGGTGTTTTCCTCGATACCAGTGGTATCACTGAAAGTGGTGAAGAAATCAGTCTGGATGTGTTTGCTGGTCTGGTTAAAGGTAGTACCTTTATTGGCCAGCTAGGTTTCCTACAAATGGAAATTGCTGATCTGGGTAATAATGGTAGTTTTGATGGTATAGATTACGGTAGTGGTATCAAAGGGCATCTGGGCGTTGATCTCAGTGCTGGTGGTGATGGTCGTTGGACTGTCGGTGAAACATTGGGTATTGAAGCGCTAGCTTCTTTATCGGCTGCGGCAGAATTATATACCGAGGTTGATACCAGTTTAGGTGATGTACTACCTGAAATCAGTACCACGATTATTTACAATCAAGTGCTGGCCAATGCCAGCCTATCCAGTTCTGGCAGCTCCATTAGCTTTGGCTTACCAGAAATCGAATTAAAAGATGTGACCCTTGATTTAGGCAATGTGGTTAACGGTATTCTAAAACCAATTGTCGATACTATTGGTGCTATTGTTGATCCTCTTGCACCACTGATAGAGTTATTGACTATGGAAATCGATCTTGGTGTCGATAAATTCCAACTCATTGATTTAGCCTATTTACGTTTACCATTCAAGGTTGTTGATATTGCCAAAAAAGTGTTGAATATTCTGGGTGAAACCATTGATTTTGTGAAAATGGTCAGGAGTATGTCGGTTGATGGAGGTATTAATTTTGGTGACTTTGTTCTGAGCAAAAATGTGCTTGAGAATGAGGGTAAGGATGGAAAAGTTACCAAGAGTGAGACGAGCGGGAATACGCTTACAAACACCTCAAAAGATAAAGCGGCTTTAAATGATCTAACGAGAGGGCCTGATCAAAAGGGCTTGAAGGATAAAAAAGGAGAGAAAAGTTTCCGTATTCCGGTGTTAGAAGATCCCGCATCAGTCATGAATTTATTATTAGGCAAGGGTGAAGTTGATTTATTTTGGTACGACTTGCCAGATTTGGAACTCGATTTTTCATATTCAAAATCAGTACCTATTTTCACTGGCATGAATGCCATTTTCGGTGGTGCTATTGGTGCTTATACCAATTTTGACTTTGGCTTTGATACCCGTGGTATTAGTCAATGGGCTGAAAATGATTTTTCTCTAGACAAAAGCTGGCAAGTATTTAATGGCTTTTACCTAGATGATCATGGTTTAGAAAATACACCTGATGACAAACCCGAAGCGGTTATTTATGCAGAAGTGACCGCTGGACTCTCTCTGGGCTTAGCAGGCTTAGTCGAAGCCGGTATTCAGGCGGGTATTAATGCCACTATAGAGTTTGACCTGAATGATAAACTGACGGATATAAATTTAGCAGGTGAACTGGTTGGTGATGGCAAGCTCTATGGTGATGAAATTATTGATAGACTGAGCCATGAATGGTATTGCCTATTTGACACCCGTGGACAGCTGAGTGTTTTTGTTGAGGCATTTTTATGGGTTGGTTTGGATTTAGGTTTTTCTGAAATCACTATATTTGAAGCACGAGAACGCTTTGTTGATGAAGTGATTGCTGAGTTTGAATTTGAATGTGTGACACAGCGGGTTGATGATATTGCCCAACAGTCTGGTGATAGCCTAACGCTGAAATATATCGGTGGTGAGAATGCCAGTGATGCACATAACTATAAAGTTGAAAGCATTGATATTAATGCTGATTTAACGACTGCCAGTCTGCTTCGTCTTGGTTATTTTGATGCAGACACTTATACCTCTTCAGAATTAAGCGCACTTAACACCCAACTACAAACCTACCGAAATTCTTATGCCGGTGAAAAAGCAATAATTGTCTCTATAGGCACACGAGTAGAAATATTCAGAGCCAATGATATTAAGACTATTTATACCGCAGGTACAGCAAAAGATGATAGCTATATCTTTAATGGGCTTGACGGTCTGGTAGATATTCTTGATGTAAACACCCAAAGTGGTGTTGATTATGTTCGTGTTAATTCGGGTGGCGTTAGTAGTAACGCGATGACGGTTAAAGTGAATACCGGTAGTGGTAAAGATCGCTTAGATTCAACTCATAAGTGCAACACTATTTGGTTGTATTTGTGA
- a CDS encoding IS30 family transposase: MRTYKQLTQEQRYYISTEIKNGISQSKIAQAIEVSKSTICREIKRNAGLRGYRFKQAQEKAVKRRYNASKAIKMTDDMIALIDEKLSQHQWSPEQISGWLLNDKMLLLSHERIYQHIWDDKKQGGDLHQYLRRQGKKYQKRGSNGKSSRGQIINRISIDDRPKIVDDKRRVGDWEIDTVIGKGHSGALVTIVERKTLYTLVARVNGKQADWVTQATIQLLKPFKDRLHSITADNGKEFAYHEQVSKALDTAFYFAHPYSSWERGLNENTNGLIRQYFPKDTDFKEVTDKEVYNMMEKLNNRPRKALGFQTPFQAMKKSFARTGISCVALQS; encoded by the coding sequence ATGAGAACTTACAAGCAATTGACACAAGAACAAAGATACTACATTTCGACTGAGATTAAAAATGGCATTTCCCAGTCTAAAATTGCTCAGGCGATTGAGGTGAGTAAATCTACTATATGCCGTGAAATTAAACGCAACGCTGGTTTACGTGGCTATCGATTTAAGCAAGCTCAAGAAAAAGCCGTTAAGCGTCGCTACAATGCTTCTAAAGCAATTAAAATGACGGATGACATGATTGCCCTTATTGATGAAAAGCTTTCACAGCACCAGTGGAGTCCTGAACAGATATCAGGTTGGTTACTGAATGACAAAATGCTACTTCTTAGCCATGAACGTATTTATCAACACATATGGGATGATAAGAAGCAAGGTGGTGATTTACATCAGTATTTAAGGCGTCAGGGAAAGAAATACCAAAAGCGTGGTAGTAACGGTAAAAGCAGTCGAGGACAAATAATTAATCGAATTTCCATTGATGACCGTCCTAAGATTGTTGATGATAAACGTCGTGTTGGTGACTGGGAAATTGATACAGTGATCGGTAAAGGACACAGTGGTGCTCTGGTCACGATTGTAGAAAGAAAAACGCTTTACACATTAGTAGCAAGAGTGAATGGCAAACAGGCTGATTGGGTGACACAAGCAACAATACAATTGCTTAAACCCTTTAAAGACAGGCTTCATAGTATTACCGCAGACAATGGTAAAGAGTTTGCTTATCATGAGCAGGTAAGCAAAGCTCTTGATACAGCATTTTATTTTGCCCACCCTTATTCTTCATGGGAGCGAGGGTTAAATGAAAATACTAATGGACTGATTAGACAATATTTTCCTAAAGATACAGACTTTAAAGAAGTGACTGATAAAGAGGTTTACAACATGATGGAAAAACTTAATAATAGACCTAGAAAGGCACTCGGCTTTCAAACACCATTCCAGGCAATGAAAAAATCATTTGCAAGAACTGGAATTTCCTGCGTTGCACTTCAGAGTTGA